CCCGAAGGTGAACGGCACCTCGCTCTGGACCGGGCGCGGCCGGGTGAGCCGGGCCTCGCGGGCCCGCGCGCCGGGGCCGTCGAGCGTGACCGTCTCGCCCGCGAGGAGCGCGCGGCAGGCCTCGGCCACGGCCTGGAAGCGCCGGACGCGCCCCGCCACGTCGGGCCGCTGCCCGCCCAGCATCTCCCACTCGGCCGGGGTGTGGCCCGCGCCCAGGGCCAGGCGCGCGCGTCCGCCGGAGACGAGGTCCAGGGTCGCGACGTCCGACGCCAGGAGCAGCGGCTCGCGGACCCCCGCGTGGGAGACGTAGGAGCCCAGGCCGAGCCGCTCGGTGACCGCCGCCGCGGCGGCCAGCGCCACGAACGGGGAGGCGGCGGTGCCCGGGTGGTCGCCCGCGAGCAGCGCGTCGTACCCCCCTGCCTCCGCGCGCCGGGCCAGCGCGGTCCAGGAGGCGGCGTCTCGCGGCTGGGCCTGTACGGAAACGATCGGTGACTGCATGCAGGGAGGCTAGGGCCGGGCCGGGCCGGGTGGTGGTCGTTGCGCGTGTGGCGAAACCGCTTCGCCCGGCTCGGGCCCGGCGTCAGCCCGCCGTCGCCGCGTCCTCGGCGACCGGTGTCCGCGCCGGGTCGGGCGCGGCGAGGCCGCGCAGCGGGCGGTTCCTGACCACGTAGCAGATGAGCAGCACGTACAGACCGCCGAACAGTCCCAAGGTGGGACGCAGGCCGATGTTCTGGGCGAGCCAGCCCGTGGCGAAGATGCCGACCGGCGCGGCGGCGAAGGCCATGGCCATCACCGCGCCCCAGACCCGGCCCAGCGCCTCCGGCGGGGTGGAGCGCTCCACCACGCCGGTGACCAGGGGATTGACCGGTCCGCTGGCCAGTCCGATGGCGAAGGTGATCACCAGCATGATCCACAGCCCGGGCTCGGCGACCATGGCCAGCCGGGCGGCGCAGATCAGCGCGAAGCAGCCCACGAAGGTGGCCCACCGGTTGGCCAGCAGCCTGCGGCTCGCCGGGGCGTAGGCGAACGAGCCGACGACCGCGCCGATGCCGTTGGCCGCGAGCAGCAGCCCC
This Streptomyces misionensis DNA region includes the following protein-coding sequences:
- a CDS encoding LLM class flavin-dependent oxidoreductase, whose protein sequence is MQSPIVSVQAQPRDAASWTALARRAEAGGYDALLAGDHPGTAASPFVALAAAAAVTERLGLGSYVSHAGVREPLLLASDVATLDLVSGGRARLALGAGHTPAEWEMLGGQRPDVAGRVRRFQAVAEACRALLAGETVTLDGPGARAREARLTRPRPVQSEVPFTFGGGNTALLRWAGAHADVVGLSGLGRTLPDGHTHEARWKAEDIDRQIDLIEQGAAGRSTAPAREALVQMVEVTDDAEAAAHRIAGQLNCSPADVLGSPYAWVGTAREITAALERHRRRWGITRYVVRESHLDAVDRLRAHFPDGGGAAVTERGQKSMNNPGSGVI